The proteins below come from a single Streptomyces sp. M92 genomic window:
- a CDS encoding ribonuclease J, which translates to MSHPHPELGRPPALPKGGLRVTPLGGLGEIGRNMTVFEYGGRLLIVDCGVLFPEEEQPGIDLILPDFSSIRDRLDDIEGIVLTHGHEDHIGGVPFLLREKPDIPLIGSKLTLALIEAKLQEHRIRPYTLEVAEGHRERVGPFDCEFVAVNHSIPDALAVAIRTPAGMAVHTGDFKMDQLPLDGRLTDLHAFARLSEEGIDLLLSDSTNAEVPGFVPPERDISNVLRQVFAGARKRIIVASFASHVHRIQQILDAAHEYGRRVAFVGRSMVRNMGIARDLGYLRVPPGLVVDVKTLDDLPDSEVVLVCTGSQGEPMAALSRMANRDHQIRIVQGDTVILASSLIPGNENAVYRVINGLTRWGANVVHKGNAKVHVSGHASAGELLYFYNICRPRNLMPVHGEWRHLRANAELGALTGVPHDRIVIAEDGVVVDLVEGKAKISGKVQAGYVYVDGLSVGDVGEPALKDRKILGDEGIISVFVVMDSSTGKITGGPHVQARGSGIEDSAFAAVLPKVVEALERSAQDGVVEPHQLQQLVRRTIGKWVSDTYRRRPMILPVVVEV; encoded by the coding sequence TTGAGTCATCCGCACCCTGAACTGGGCCGTCCCCCCGCGCTCCCCAAGGGTGGCCTCCGGGTCACGCCCCTGGGCGGTCTCGGCGAGATCGGCCGCAACATGACGGTCTTCGAGTACGGCGGCCGTCTGCTGATCGTCGACTGCGGAGTGCTCTTCCCCGAGGAGGAGCAGCCCGGAATCGACCTGATCCTGCCGGACTTCTCGTCCATCCGGGACCGCCTCGACGACATCGAGGGCATCGTCCTCACCCACGGCCACGAGGACCACATCGGCGGCGTCCCCTTCCTCCTCCGGGAGAAGCCGGACATCCCGCTGATCGGCTCCAAGCTGACCCTCGCCCTCATCGAGGCCAAGCTCCAGGAACACCGCATCCGCCCGTACACCCTCGAGGTGGCGGAGGGACACCGCGAGCGCGTCGGCCCCTTCGACTGCGAGTTCGTCGCGGTCAACCACTCCATCCCGGACGCCCTGGCCGTCGCCATCCGCACCCCCGCGGGCATGGCCGTCCACACCGGCGACTTCAAGATGGACCAGCTCCCGCTGGACGGCCGACTCACGGACCTGCACGCCTTCGCGCGCCTGAGCGAGGAGGGCATCGACCTCCTCCTCTCGGACTCGACGAACGCCGAGGTCCCGGGCTTCGTCCCGCCCGAGCGCGACATCTCGAACGTCCTGCGCCAGGTCTTCGCCGGCGCCCGCAAGCGCATCATCGTGGCGAGCTTCGCCAGCCACGTCCACCGCATCCAGCAGATCCTGGACGCGGCCCACGAGTACGGCCGCCGGGTCGCCTTCGTCGGCCGCTCCATGGTCCGCAACATGGGCATCGCCCGTGACCTCGGCTACCTGAGGGTCCCGCCGGGCCTGGTCGTGGACGTCAAGACGCTGGACGACCTCCCCGACAGCGAAGTCGTCCTGGTCTGCACCGGCTCGCAGGGCGAACCGATGGCCGCGCTCTCCCGCATGGCCAACCGGGACCACCAGATCCGCATCGTCCAGGGCGACACGGTGATCCTCGCGTCGTCCCTCATCCCGGGCAACGAGAACGCGGTCTACCGCGTGATCAACGGCCTGACCCGCTGGGGCGCCAACGTCGTCCACAAGGGCAACGCCAAGGTCCATGTCTCGGGCCACGCCTCGGCCGGCGAGCTGCTGTACTTCTACAACATCTGCCGCCCCAGGAACCTGATGCCGGTCCACGGCGAATGGCGCCACCTGCGCGCCAACGCCGAACTGGGCGCCCTGACCGGCGTCCCGCACGACCGCATCGTCATCGCCGAGGACGGCGTCGTCGTCGACCTGGTCGAGGGCAAGGCCAAGATCTCCGGCAAGGTCCAGGCGGGATACGTGTACGTCGACGGCCTGTCGGTCGGCGACGTGGGCGAGCCGGCCCTCAAGGACCGCAAGATCCTCGGTGACGAAGGCATCATCTCGGTCTTCGTGGTCATGGACTCGTCCACCGGCAAGATCACCGGCGGCCCGCACGTACAGGCCCGCGGCTCCGGCATCGAGGACTCGGCCTTCGCCGCGGTGCTCCCCAAGGTCGTCGAGGCACTGGAACGCTCGGCCCAGGACGGGGTCGTCGAACCCCACCAGCTCCAGCAGCTGGTGCGCAGGACCATCGGCAAGTGGGTCTCGGACACGTACCGACGCCGTCCGATGATCCTGCCCGTCGTGGTGGAGGTCTGA
- a CDS encoding SpoIIE family protein phosphatase → MTTGLIPGEQPPDPGPTGGLPQQRREPVGHEAVHGERGSRSSVITARAAASFEPVGRSVASARSFVRDTLQGWGHADIVDDAVVLTSELVTNAVVHAGTTADVVCLRSDDGVRIEVADHYPEREVPLQGSPATMGSLDREGGRGLQLCAALADRWGVEYTPTLKNVWFHLHLPERPVGTRAAGPSLPADLLPLADGRVRVAVVQIDRTGAVTSWNEDAGELFGYAAEQVVGKPLTDLAAWPHTPGTSTGIAEALQLSRWEGSYGIRGANGRVTPVYASHLRVRDAGGEPSTVCLLVRDHERAVLQTPLRVPASDSAASSEGQSTDPFEVFIGSPAPDDLDGLLQRTVERARDMLDADAAFLLLATDDETELEVRASTGLPSARQRFARVPVEAGPGRYGSARMPAVHDDLAAVPGAVPLLNGTGMRSVVTVPLKVEGRLTGSLGVAAESAGRYSNEEALRLQFAADRIALAVESARLGELERLRRGSLSFLVEASDLLAGTLDRDQTLALMAQMTVPTLATWCAVYTIADQASEPYLSYVLHEDEELIDGIKSLLSKIAPPDPVPTPGARVWSAPGELAHQAALRTSMRDLGLNSGTTPQLSTGIGPTLATAAAVGGETVVLPLVARNRVIGMLTLGKPTDEHFRQEILELAEDLSRRAALALDNARLYSERTAISQSLQRSLLPPELPVIDGVEVEVIYRAAGEGNEVGGDFYDLFPISDDAYGFAIGDVCGTGPNAAAVTGLARHALRLLAREGLSGPAVLERLNSAILDEGARSRFLTLLYGEMRPQGDGSAELKVVCAGHPLPLRLRQDGTVEPAAEPQPLLGVIEDLELYEQTVTLDPGDVLLCVTDGVTERREGTRMLGDDGLADVLTTCTGLTAGAVAARIMRAVERFASDAPSDDMAILAMRVPEPHAD, encoded by the coding sequence ATGACCACCGGACTGATCCCGGGGGAGCAGCCCCCGGATCCCGGGCCGACGGGTGGACTGCCGCAACAGCGGCGCGAGCCGGTCGGCCATGAGGCCGTGCACGGGGAGAGAGGGTCGAGGAGTTCTGTGATCACCGCGCGCGCGGCCGCCAGCTTCGAGCCCGTCGGACGATCGGTGGCGAGTGCCCGGTCCTTCGTCCGGGACACGCTGCAGGGCTGGGGCCATGCCGACATCGTCGACGACGCCGTGGTGCTCACCAGCGAGCTGGTGACCAACGCCGTGGTGCACGCCGGGACCACCGCCGACGTCGTCTGCCTGCGCAGCGACGACGGCGTACGGATCGAGGTCGCCGACCACTACCCCGAGCGCGAGGTCCCGCTCCAGGGCTCCCCCGCCACCATGGGCAGCCTCGACCGCGAGGGCGGCCGCGGGCTCCAGCTGTGCGCGGCCCTGGCCGACCGCTGGGGCGTCGAGTACACCCCCACGCTGAAGAACGTCTGGTTCCACCTCCATCTGCCCGAGCGCCCGGTCGGCACCCGCGCCGCCGGTCCATCGCTCCCCGCCGACCTGCTCCCGCTCGCCGACGGCCGCGTCCGCGTCGCCGTCGTCCAGATCGACCGCACCGGCGCCGTCACGTCTTGGAACGAGGACGCCGGTGAGCTCTTCGGCTACGCCGCCGAGCAGGTCGTGGGCAAGCCGCTGACCGACCTCGCCGCCTGGCCGCACACCCCGGGCACCAGCACCGGCATCGCCGAGGCGCTCCAGCTCTCCCGCTGGGAGGGCAGCTACGGCATAAGGGGCGCCAACGGCCGCGTCACCCCGGTCTACGCCTCCCACCTCCGCGTCCGCGACGCCGGCGGCGAGCCCTCCACCGTCTGCCTCCTCGTCCGCGACCACGAACGCGCCGTCCTCCAGACGCCGTTGCGCGTGCCGGCCTCCGACAGCGCCGCCTCCTCCGAGGGCCAGAGCACCGACCCCTTCGAGGTCTTCATCGGCTCCCCCGCCCCGGACGACCTCGACGGCCTCCTCCAGCGCACCGTCGAACGCGCCCGCGACATGCTCGACGCGGACGCCGCCTTCCTGCTCCTGGCCACCGACGACGAGACGGAGCTGGAGGTCCGCGCCTCGACCGGCCTGCCCTCCGCGCGCCAGCGCTTCGCCCGCGTCCCCGTCGAGGCCGGCCCCGGCCGCTACGGCTCCGCCCGCATGCCCGCCGTCCACGACGACCTGGCCGCGGTCCCCGGCGCCGTCCCACTGCTCAACGGCACCGGCATGCGCTCCGTCGTCACCGTCCCGCTCAAGGTCGAGGGCCGCCTCACCGGCTCCCTCGGCGTCGCCGCGGAGTCCGCCGGCCGGTACTCCAACGAGGAGGCGCTGCGCCTCCAGTTCGCCGCCGACCGCATCGCCCTGGCCGTCGAGTCCGCGCGCCTCGGCGAGCTGGAGCGCCTGCGCCGCGGCTCACTCAGCTTCCTCGTCGAGGCCTCCGACCTCCTCGCCGGCACCCTGGACCGCGACCAGACCCTGGCCCTGATGGCGCAGATGACGGTCCCGACCCTGGCCACCTGGTGCGCCGTCTACACCATCGCCGACCAGGCCTCGGAGCCATACCTCTCCTACGTACTGCACGAGGACGAGGAACTCATCGACGGCATCAAGTCCCTGCTCTCGAAGATCGCCCCACCCGACCCGGTGCCCACCCCCGGCGCCCGCGTCTGGTCGGCCCCCGGCGAACTGGCCCACCAGGCCGCCCTGCGCACCTCCATGCGCGACCTGGGCCTCAACAGCGGTACGACTCCCCAGCTGAGCACCGGCATCGGCCCGACGCTCGCCACGGCGGCCGCGGTCGGCGGCGAGACCGTGGTCCTCCCCCTGGTCGCCCGCAACCGCGTCATCGGCATGCTGACGCTCGGCAAGCCGACCGACGAACACTTCCGCCAGGAGATCCTGGAACTCGCCGAGGACCTGTCCCGCCGGGCCGCCCTGGCCCTGGACAACGCCCGCCTGTACTCGGAGCGCACGGCCATCAGCCAGTCCCTCCAGCGCAGCCTGCTGCCCCCGGAGCTCCCCGTCATCGACGGCGTCGAGGTCGAGGTCATCTACCGCGCGGCCGGCGAGGGCAACGAGGTCGGCGGCGACTTCTACGACCTCTTCCCCATCAGCGACGACGCGTACGGCTTCGCCATCGGCGACGTCTGCGGCACAGGTCCGAACGCGGCGGCCGTCACGGGCCTGGCCCGGCACGCCCTGCGCCTGCTCGCCCGGGAAGGCCTCAGCGGCCCCGCGGTCCTGGAGCGCCTCAACTCCGCCATCCTCGACGAGGGCGCCCGCAGCCGCTTCCTCACCCTCCTGTACGGCGAGATGCGCCCCCAGGGTGACGGCAGCGCCGAACTGAAGGTCGTCTGCGCCGGTCACCCGCTCCCCCTCCGCCTGCGCCAGGACGGCACTGTGGAGCCCGCCGCCGAGCCCCAGCCGCTCCTCGGTGTGATCGAGGACCTGGAGCTCTACGAGCAGACGGTCACCCTCGACCCGGGCGACGTCCTGCTCTGTGTCACGGACGGCGTCACCGAACGCCGGGAGGGCACGCGCATGCTGGGCGACGACGGCCTCGCCGACGTCCTCACCACCTGCACCGGGCTCACGGCGGGCGCGGTGGCGGCCCGCATCATGCGCGCGGTCGAGCGCTTCGCCTCGGACGCCCCGTCCGACGACATGGCGATCCTGGCGATGCGCGTCCCGGAGCCGCACGCGGACTGA
- the dapA gene encoding 4-hydroxy-tetrahydrodipicolinate synthase has translation MAPTSTPQTPFGRVLTAMVTPFTADGALDLDGAQRLAAHLVDAGNDGLIINGTTGESPTTSDAEKADLVRAVLEAVGDRAHVIAGVGTNNTQHSIELARAAERTGAHGLLLVTPYYNKPPQEGLYQHFTAIADASTLPVMLYDIPGRSGVPINTETLVRLAEHPRIVANKDAKGDLGRASWAIARSGLAWYSGDDMLNLPLLSVGAVGFVSVVGHVVTPELRAMVDAFVAGDVQKALEIHQKLLPVFTGMFRTQGVMTTKAALALQGLPAGPLRAPMVGLTPEETEQLKIDLAAGGVQL, from the coding sequence ATGGCTCCGACCTCCACTCCGCAGACCCCCTTCGGGCGGGTCCTCACCGCCATGGTCACGCCCTTCACGGCGGACGGCGCACTCGACCTCGACGGCGCGCAGCGGCTCGCCGCCCACCTGGTGGACGCAGGCAACGACGGCCTGATCATCAACGGCACCACCGGCGAGTCCCCCACCACCAGCGACGCGGAGAAAGCGGACCTCGTACGGGCCGTCCTGGAAGCCGTCGGCGACCGGGCCCACGTGATCGCCGGAGTCGGCACCAACAACACCCAGCACAGCATCGAGCTGGCCCGCGCCGCCGAACGCACCGGCGCCCACGGCCTCCTGCTCGTCACGCCGTACTACAACAAGCCCCCGCAGGAGGGCCTGTACCAGCACTTCACGGCCATCGCCGACGCCTCGACGCTGCCGGTCATGCTCTACGACATCCCCGGCCGCAGCGGCGTCCCGATCAACACCGAGACGCTGGTCCGCCTCGCCGAGCACCCGCGCATCGTCGCCAACAAGGACGCCAAGGGCGACCTCGGCCGCGCCAGCTGGGCCATCGCCCGCTCCGGCCTCGCCTGGTACTCCGGCGACGACATGCTGAACCTGCCGCTGCTCTCCGTGGGCGCGGTCGGCTTCGTCTCGGTCGTCGGCCACGTCGTCACCCCCGAGCTGCGCGCCATGGTTGACGCGTTCGTCGCGGGCGACGTGCAGAAGGCCCTGGAGATCCACCAGAAGCTGCTCCCCGTCTTCACCGGCATGTTCCGCACCCAGGGCGTCATGACCACCAAGGCCGCGCTCGCCCTCCAGGGACTGCCGGCGGGACCGCTGCGCGCCCCCATGGTCGGCCTCACGCCCGAGGAGACCGAGCAGCTCAAGATCGATCTTGCCGCCGGCGGGGTACAGCTCTGA
- a CDS encoding DegT/DnrJ/EryC1/StrS family aminotransferase codes for MLRAAGVGVGDEVVVPAFGNVEVAEAVALAGALPVFADIDPVSYCLDASAVEAALTPRTVAVVVVHRFGRPADLGPLHAVGRRHGLLVLEHGESEAPYDEIAQRRQRAAYLDGKLKGVRTPDWGDGHTYQQYVVRVPGNGRPDRDAFARAVRLRGVGCWVPVKTPVHRMPGFRRCVSLPETERAADETLGLPVDAALTKRDMQRIVSACNALGGLLQPAL; via the coding sequence ATGCTCAGGGCCGCCGGCGTCGGAGTCGGCGACGAGGTCGTCGTACCTGCCTTCGGGAACGTGGAAGTCGCGGAGGCCGTGGCTCTGGCCGGCGCTCTGCCGGTGTTCGCCGACATAGATCCTGTCTCGTACTGCCTGGACGCCTCAGCGGTGGAGGCGGCGCTGACGCCCCGTACCGTCGCCGTCGTCGTGGTGCACCGTTTCGGAAGGCCCGCGGACCTCGGGCCGCTGCACGCGGTCGGCCGACGGCACGGGCTGCTCGTGCTGGAGCACGGCGAATCCGAGGCGCCGTACGACGAGATAGCGCAGCGGCGGCAGCGGGCGGCTTACCTGGACGGGAAGTTGAAGGGGGTACGCACCCCGGACTGGGGAGACGGCCACACCTATCAGCAGTACGTGGTGCGCGTGCCGGGCAATGGGCGTCCGGACCGGGACGCCTTCGCACGGGCCGTGCGGTTGCGCGGGGTCGGGTGCTGGGTGCCGGTGAAGACGCCGGTGCACCGGATGCCCGGCTTCCGTCGGTGTGTGTCGTTGCCCGAGACGGAGCGGGCGGCCGACGAGACGCTCGGCCTGCCGGTCGACGCCGCGCTGACCAAGAGGGACATGCAGCGGATCGTGTCCGCCTGCAATGCCCTGGGCGGGCTTCTGCAGCCGGCCTTGTGA